The Spirosoma radiotolerans genome has a window encoding:
- a CDS encoding sensor histidine kinase yields the protein MHFKVTARTILQLGAELISSDAIAFYELIKNAFDAGSRKVEVRVVIRLPQLLVRDTIKRITLDNNPVNNSVKKEILNQLISSIDLETPEASELQIALNNNLTSDQLLLLLKKANYILIKDQGEGMSLVDLEDIYLTLGTRNRQKQRSQNENIVPTSEGKRPILGEKGLGRLSVMRLGDGLLVETTKAGENNYNILEIDWNMFSHDSDAMLDSIVVEPKIGTLKDNPLTQGTSIRIFDLKSIWSKEKIEAIEQEQIGRFIDPFSRTNRDFITLWFNKKPILLSGIDKTLFANAHASAKGELKFDTDGNATLLGEMHYRVYDRNKTFSITGTHLAVLLEEVVDVDKAFAILRSLGPFTFELHWFNRRLLTKNQGVIDPKYVKELVDTWGGGLMVYRDGFRVNPFGGPNDDWLDIDHIALSSQGYKLNRRQIVGKVDITSNGNPFLLDQTNREGLRDNLEKQVLVTLLQYFIWKELKVFLNAVQSDEQANLAALSLGEIEKRIDLGQHKIRQAIKYLITNYPELNQETEIINTIEEVLEESSALFKSAKASAKVLEQRLSTTINLAGLGLMIDVIAHELNRATHQAIKTINTLPSQELTQRTASSMSTLRSQLTTLQTRLKVIDPLGPSGRQHKTLVDLKKLLQDTLLYHHDQFERHRINLVIEDSYIDQKWSIQAVPGMIVQVIENLITNSVYWLKQEQIINKLSNAEIKVKIDRDRQFVLFSDNGPGIPVAKKDDIFRPFVSTKPPGEGKGLGLYISREIAQYHGSSLYLQDTGKSVLHTFILDLQNNK from the coding sequence ATGCATTTTAAGGTTACTGCCCGTACTATTTTACAGTTAGGTGCAGAGCTCATCAGCTCTGATGCTATTGCTTTTTATGAACTTATTAAAAATGCATTTGATGCAGGTTCACGAAAGGTGGAGGTAAGAGTCGTAATCCGATTACCACAATTGCTTGTTAGAGACACAATTAAACGTATTACATTAGACAATAACCCAGTAAATAACTCAGTAAAAAAAGAAATACTTAACCAACTAATTAGTAGCATTGATTTAGAGACACCAGAAGCTAGTGAATTACAAATAGCCTTAAATAATAATCTTACTTCAGATCAACTTCTCTTACTTCTAAAAAAGGCGAACTATATTCTTATTAAGGATCAGGGAGAAGGTATGTCTTTAGTTGACCTGGAGGATATATATTTAACATTAGGGACTCGTAATCGACAAAAGCAGCGTAGTCAAAATGAAAATATAGTCCCAACAAGTGAAGGCAAACGTCCAATACTGGGCGAAAAAGGTCTTGGCCGTCTTTCAGTAATGCGATTAGGAGATGGACTTCTGGTAGAGACAACTAAAGCTGGCGAAAATAATTATAACATATTAGAAATCGACTGGAACATGTTTTCGCACGACTCAGATGCAATGCTAGATAGCATAGTCGTTGAGCCGAAAATAGGAACATTAAAAGACAATCCACTAACACAAGGAACCAGTATTCGAATCTTTGACTTAAAGTCAATTTGGTCAAAAGAAAAAATAGAAGCAATCGAGCAGGAACAGATAGGTCGTTTTATTGACCCGTTTAGTCGAACAAACCGTGATTTTATTACTCTCTGGTTTAATAAAAAACCTATTTTGCTTTCGGGCATCGATAAAACATTATTCGCCAATGCACATGCGTCAGCTAAAGGCGAACTAAAATTCGATACGGATGGTAATGCGACTCTACTTGGAGAGATGCATTACAGAGTTTATGATCGAAATAAAACTTTCTCAATAACTGGAACACATCTTGCAGTACTCTTAGAAGAGGTTGTAGATGTAGATAAAGCATTTGCAATATTGAGAAGTTTGGGCCCATTTACTTTTGAACTACACTGGTTTAACCGGAGGTTACTGACTAAAAATCAAGGTGTAATAGATCCGAAATACGTTAAGGAGCTGGTTGACACATGGGGTGGCGGTTTAATGGTTTACCGAGATGGTTTCCGTGTTAATCCATTTGGTGGTCCAAATGATGATTGGTTGGACATTGACCATATAGCCCTAAGTTCCCAAGGTTATAAATTGAACAGGCGTCAGATAGTTGGAAAGGTAGATATTACCTCCAATGGTAATCCGTTTCTTCTTGATCAGACAAACCGAGAAGGTTTGCGAGATAATTTAGAAAAACAAGTCCTTGTTACATTACTACAATATTTTATTTGGAAAGAGCTTAAAGTTTTTCTCAACGCTGTTCAAAGCGACGAACAAGCAAACCTCGCTGCATTAAGTTTAGGAGAGATAGAAAAAAGAATAGATCTAGGCCAGCATAAGATAAGGCAAGCGATAAAATATCTAATTACAAATTATCCTGAACTGAACCAGGAAACTGAAATTATTAATACAATTGAAGAAGTTTTGGAAGAAAGCTCAGCTTTGTTTAAAAGTGCTAAAGCGTCAGCAAAAGTACTTGAACAACGACTGAGTACTACGATAAATCTGGCTGGCTTAGGCTTAATGATTGACGTTATTGCCCATGAACTAAACCGGGCTACACATCAAGCTATTAAAACAATAAATACTCTTCCATCCCAAGAGCTTACCCAACGCACGGCAAGCTCAATGAGTACACTAAGATCACAGCTAACAACTTTACAAACACGTCTGAAAGTTATTGATCCTTTAGGCCCTTCAGGCCGTCAGCACAAAACATTGGTAGATTTAAAAAAGCTGTTACAGGATACTTTACTATACCACCATGACCAGTTTGAACGCCATCGAATAAATTTAGTAATTGAAGACAGTTATATTGATCAAAAATGGAGTATACAGGCAGTTCCAGGAATGATTGTACAAGTGATTGAGAACCTGATTACTAATTCTGTTTATTGGCTAAAACAGGAGCAAATCATTAATAAACTTTCAAACGCTGAAATAAAAGTAAAAATTGATCGTGATCGACAGTTCGTTTTATTTTCAGATAATGGTCCTGGGATTCCAGTTGCAAAAAAAGACGATATTTTTAGACCTTTTGTTAGCACAAAGCCGCCTGGAGAAGGAAAAGGACTAGGCCTATACATTTCACGGGAAATAGCTCAATATCATGGCTCCTCTTTGTATCTCCAGGATACTGGAAAATCTGTCTTACATACGTTCATTCTTGATTTGCAAAACAATAAGTGA
- a CDS encoding phosphoadenosine phosphosulfate reductase family protein: MKTNQQPRHILSLSGGKDSAALAFYMRDRVPEMEYVFHDTGKELPETIAYLGRLEALLGKPIHKSTVENGDFIGFDQLLKIYGGMLPSSHRRWCTRKMKLVPFERFIGNEFCYNYVGLRADENRDGYISQKPNIVPVYPFREDGLIKADIERILEESGLGMPPYTEWGRTRSGCFFCFYQQKIEWVRLKAAHPDLFEEAKAYEKPGKNAITTFYWCGNEPLAELEKPERMAQIIREHEVAKERARRNAPNKTLLNILGGVDDYEEKTGCLICQI, translated from the coding sequence ATGAAAACTAATCAGCAGCCAAGACATATATTGAGCTTATCTGGAGGCAAAGACAGTGCCGCACTAGCGTTTTACATGCGTGATCGAGTACCCGAAATGGAGTATGTGTTTCATGATACGGGTAAGGAACTGCCTGAAACAATTGCTTATCTAGGCCGATTAGAAGCACTACTTGGTAAACCTATCCATAAAAGTACCGTTGAAAATGGGGACTTTATTGGCTTTGATCAACTGCTCAAAATTTACGGAGGAATGCTACCCTCTAGCCATCGCCGTTGGTGCACACGTAAGATGAAGCTGGTTCCATTTGAGCGGTTTATTGGTAATGAATTCTGCTACAATTATGTGGGACTTAGAGCTGACGAGAATCGTGACGGTTATATCAGCCAAAAACCGAATATTGTGCCCGTATACCCTTTCCGTGAGGACGGTCTAATCAAAGCTGATATTGAGCGTATTCTAGAAGAATCAGGTCTGGGTATGCCTCCTTATACTGAATGGGGACGTACCCGCTCTGGCTGTTTTTTCTGTTTCTACCAGCAAAAAATAGAATGGGTGAGGCTTAAAGCTGCGCACCCTGATTTGTTTGAAGAGGCCAAAGCTTATGAGAAACCTGGTAAAAATGCGATAACTACATTTTACTGGTGCGGTAACGAGCCATTAGCGGAATTGGAAAAGCCAGAACGAATGGCGCAAATCATTCGGGAACATGAAGTAGCAAAAGAACGCGCCCGTCGCAACGCACCGAATAAGACATTATTAAACATACTTGGAGGAGTGGATGACTATGAGGAAAAAACGGGGTGCCTCATTTGCCAAATCTAA
- a CDS encoding FtsK/SpoIIIE domain-containing protein, protein METSRLSTGHEVPYSLTASTLIGQVAALYLANRIQGNETETGTARFILDQLKGEQMAAIARAILDNQFLADLVEIQLPYAKLIPYLTEYGLPETILTTQRATYLRNAECQRSALLLANTGDDEAQSLNLIEPIGSAVLLSQPELWIQVASVELGLTEENFDVWSRVLRALMELSIRSLPHIAEYVLRTRREIEEGEPLLSALGAALPALAMPRDTNLFIGLPVKFHRHSSRWKQFFMDAHKKRAPFLRKQTLAQSLLTSTNLRASFNKVRDVIAEEHHATIDEFIAADGQWNEAAKALAEIEWEQVRPLFDGLKREKHNLGKQTKVFFDDKDDDLLSQDERDYLKGLEERNPSSATDDDRLFYDLHRHQIAENRNLKAGWDKFAFGRPYENEDFLTGLALCLERLSVEDYSTNRKLKIRLDAKSKGDLKKLNTEAGLYFATRYNGLRELLGSSVEWDVGELLNYLSLLDEWRKSAKYTRNRSEAKLALQLKFTLELQMDSVTQGQASGSTASATQLIWTFNPMKVTREFAADWGRLVEHPLVLCTAGREAMSAKGRFQSVDINDVRTLVPAFGQHRGSFVGIYKAANNLASRWESNLKLARTEELISIAVEQELKELWLNFETAYTTAITEFRQYGVGLASEMLQDQADRYAALLMAVCKKAIGDRNRSLLLLPLLRIGSVSVAGDSSTEIITPWHPLRMMVMYVKARRVRELVKAYLTEDEIRFGDAGRLFFKDLREELAHPFYPEVVLGRYESKPELLSLADTCGDYTLHEPPVATGPETSDNPAESSKRVAELVSRYLALQPHESANLSVVLYDCDSARLPQAVVNQIGRMNEEDEDVRCQIVLRHHDPKKLHSLYERIVEASDTDPDAYSTSEATRGFMARLRISISADQAPAPNEHEGPPNDIVFLQDVIARHATVDWFRENVHTIPLLELVPAHWSRRRPSPTGDMKSVVYLCCPVQTPEGWAYLTAITTFIKGNWDGETQHRLLPARQLDFQDPEMSHIFEETHNLGHWVVNYDELLDRRQLLDRKVRVIRYKQSSTQGRSLIVSSTASLGLLQSMVLRRIGSLELGLDKPAQHKLTEQLIEAANKISGDIVLRAARRGRSASELIGVVLSCFLIRQEMQAYIGGEKGHFGWYFLDDYAEWLGQREQQLADILMLSPSRGENGELRLTIIVSEAKFIDRSGLIAGARTSRNQLRDTLKRIYDALFGAPERLDRTLWLARLSDLILDGVQFPAGSNINLADWRMAIRQGNCQISLRGYSHVFISGVENDPSDADFSQISEVENAYQEIFCRDQVRELVTLYASGKDPMPIRSANGNTAIWTSQEFTQPTGNLSSVVIPSVGITAHTQNKILEPLVSDQPGDILNESILNSVGTPVVTEMSVQVNERWAYPLIQTLLTKQDIVKPEATADVEWLQATGQRTKSALQGFNLHAKLQDSKLTPNAALLKFQGNANLTVDQIVKKQVEFKTTYGLSVVSVRPELGAISVAIERPERQVVRLEDIWSRWNPSSIHGNQTLAIAIREDNGEILTLSPQKNAPHTLIAGTTGSGKSVLVQNIILCIAATNTPEQAKMIIIDPKLGVDYFALEPLPHIKGGAIIVDQEEALAELTALVEEMESRYKRFREARTANITAYNNKVGPDQRLPVVWLIHDEFADWMQIDEYKQQVINVVSRLGVKARAAGIYLVFAAQRPDANVMPMQLRTNLGNRLILKVDSEGTSEIALSQKGAERLLGKGHLLAKLEGEPDLVFGQVPFIQEEVIDQLVDLINSPV, encoded by the coding sequence ATGGAAACAAGCAGGTTAAGCACAGGCCATGAGGTGCCGTATTCTCTTACTGCCTCGACGCTTATTGGACAAGTGGCAGCTTTATACTTAGCTAATCGCATTCAAGGTAATGAAACGGAGACAGGTACTGCCCGTTTCATATTGGACCAATTAAAAGGGGAGCAAATGGCTGCTATCGCGCGGGCTATTTTGGATAATCAATTTCTTGCGGATTTGGTAGAAATTCAGTTGCCATACGCTAAACTAATTCCCTATTTAACAGAGTATGGATTACCCGAGACAATTCTTACAACTCAACGAGCAACTTACTTACGTAACGCTGAATGTCAGCGGTCGGCTTTACTGTTGGCAAATACAGGAGATGATGAAGCACAATCATTAAATCTAATCGAGCCAATAGGCTCGGCGGTTCTATTATCCCAACCTGAATTGTGGATTCAAGTGGCTTCAGTTGAGCTGGGTCTAACGGAAGAGAATTTTGACGTGTGGAGCCGTGTGCTACGGGCGCTGATGGAATTAAGTATTCGTTCTTTACCTCATATTGCCGAGTACGTGTTGCGTACCCGTCGGGAAATAGAAGAAGGTGAACCCTTACTATCAGCTTTAGGGGCAGCTTTACCAGCTTTAGCGATGCCTCGTGACACAAATCTATTCATAGGTCTTCCAGTAAAATTCCACCGGCACTCATCCCGCTGGAAACAATTCTTCATGGATGCCCATAAGAAGCGAGCCCCTTTTTTACGTAAACAAACACTTGCCCAATCGTTGCTCACATCGACTAACTTGCGAGCCTCCTTTAATAAGGTTCGCGATGTAATAGCAGAGGAACATCATGCAACGATTGATGAATTCATTGCAGCTGATGGCCAGTGGAATGAAGCTGCCAAAGCTCTCGCCGAAATTGAATGGGAGCAAGTACGTCCATTGTTTGACGGCTTAAAACGGGAGAAACATAATCTAGGTAAGCAGACAAAGGTATTTTTTGATGACAAGGATGACGATTTACTTTCTCAAGATGAGCGGGATTATTTAAAAGGGTTAGAAGAACGAAATCCCTCTTCGGCTACCGACGATGATCGGCTCTTTTATGATTTGCATCGTCACCAAATAGCAGAGAACCGGAACCTAAAAGCCGGTTGGGATAAATTTGCCTTTGGTCGACCTTACGAAAATGAGGATTTTTTAACCGGTTTAGCCTTGTGTCTGGAGAGACTTTCAGTTGAAGACTATAGCACAAATCGGAAGCTTAAGATTCGGTTAGATGCTAAAAGCAAAGGCGATTTAAAAAAACTCAATACCGAAGCTGGGCTTTACTTCGCAACTCGCTACAACGGCTTACGCGAATTACTAGGTAGTAGTGTAGAATGGGATGTGGGTGAGTTATTAAACTATTTATCCCTGCTTGATGAATGGCGAAAGTCCGCTAAATACACTCGAAACCGTTCCGAAGCGAAACTTGCATTACAACTTAAGTTCACCCTCGAGTTGCAGATGGACTCTGTAACGCAAGGACAAGCCAGTGGTTCCACGGCTTCAGCTACTCAATTGATCTGGACCTTTAATCCAATGAAGGTTACCCGAGAGTTTGCAGCGGACTGGGGACGCCTAGTTGAGCATCCACTAGTATTATGTACAGCAGGCCGAGAAGCGATGAGCGCGAAGGGACGGTTTCAATCTGTTGATATTAATGATGTGAGAACATTGGTTCCCGCTTTTGGCCAGCACCGAGGTTCCTTTGTTGGAATATATAAGGCTGCCAATAACCTAGCTTCTCGATGGGAATCCAACTTAAAATTGGCGCGCACCGAAGAATTGATATCCATAGCTGTAGAACAAGAGCTGAAAGAACTGTGGCTTAATTTCGAAACTGCATACACCACGGCAATTACAGAGTTCAGACAGTATGGCGTTGGTCTTGCTAGCGAAATGTTACAAGATCAAGCTGATCGATATGCTGCATTATTGATGGCTGTTTGCAAAAAAGCCATTGGGGATCGAAACCGGTCGTTATTGCTTTTACCGTTACTGCGCATCGGTTCAGTCTCAGTAGCAGGTGATTCGTCCACAGAAATTATTACGCCTTGGCACCCATTGCGTATGATGGTCATGTACGTTAAAGCCCGTCGTGTACGGGAATTAGTAAAAGCCTATTTAACCGAAGATGAAATACGGTTTGGTGATGCTGGACGTTTATTTTTTAAAGATTTACGGGAGGAACTTGCCCATCCATTCTATCCAGAGGTAGTTCTGGGCCGTTACGAAAGCAAACCAGAACTGTTATCTCTAGCAGACACCTGCGGAGATTATACACTGCATGAGCCGCCAGTAGCAACGGGGCCGGAAACTAGTGATAACCCAGCAGAGTCATCTAAACGTGTAGCTGAATTGGTTTCTCGATACCTAGCACTACAACCTCACGAGAGTGCAAACCTTTCTGTAGTGCTATATGATTGTGACTCGGCTCGCTTGCCACAAGCAGTTGTAAATCAGATTGGCCGTATGAATGAGGAGGATGAGGATGTGCGGTGTCAGATCGTTTTGCGCCATCATGACCCAAAGAAACTGCACTCCTTGTACGAACGAATTGTCGAAGCATCGGACACTGACCCGGATGCTTACAGTACCAGTGAGGCCACACGTGGCTTTATGGCACGGTTACGTATTAGTATATCCGCTGATCAAGCTCCTGCTCCCAATGAACACGAGGGACCACCAAACGACATTGTATTCCTTCAGGATGTTATTGCCCGGCATGCCACAGTAGACTGGTTTAGAGAAAATGTTCACACAATTCCATTATTGGAACTAGTACCTGCCCATTGGTCTAGGCGCCGTCCCTCGCCCACTGGCGATATGAAATCAGTCGTATACTTATGCTGCCCAGTCCAGACACCGGAAGGCTGGGCTTATCTAACTGCTATTACTACGTTTATTAAGGGCAATTGGGACGGTGAAACTCAGCATCGCTTATTGCCTGCACGCCAACTGGATTTCCAAGATCCAGAAATGAGTCACATTTTTGAGGAGACGCATAACCTAGGACATTGGGTCGTAAACTACGATGAGTTGTTAGATCGGCGGCAGTTATTAGATCGCAAAGTACGAGTCATTCGTTATAAACAGTCTTCTACGCAAGGCCGTAGTCTCATCGTATCGTCAACTGCTTCTTTAGGTCTTTTGCAATCGATGGTTTTGCGCCGTATTGGTAGCTTAGAATTAGGATTAGATAAACCTGCACAGCATAAATTAACAGAACAGTTAATTGAAGCGGCAAACAAAATATCTGGTGACATTGTCCTTCGTGCCGCGCGACGGGGGCGTAGCGCCAGCGAGCTTATAGGCGTTGTGCTAAGCTGCTTCTTGATTAGACAGGAAATGCAAGCTTATATTGGTGGTGAAAAAGGCCATTTTGGCTGGTATTTTCTAGATGATTATGCAGAATGGCTTGGCCAACGAGAGCAGCAGTTAGCTGATATTCTAATGTTAAGTCCTAGCCGAGGAGAGAATGGGGAGTTGCGCCTCACCATTATCGTTAGTGAAGCAAAATTTATTGACCGCAGTGGCTTAATTGCGGGTGCCCGAACCTCACGCAACCAATTGCGTGATACCCTTAAACGGATCTATGACGCCTTATTCGGTGCTCCAGAGCGGTTAGATCGTACTCTTTGGCTTGCCCGATTATCAGACTTGATTCTTGATGGAGTACAATTCCCCGCCGGTTCTAACATCAATTTGGCGGACTGGCGAATGGCAATTCGACAAGGCAATTGTCAGATCAGTCTTCGAGGCTACTCTCATGTCTTCATTTCCGGTGTAGAAAATGATCCCAGTGACGCTGATTTTAGCCAGATATCAGAAGTAGAAAATGCTTACCAAGAAATCTTTTGCCGCGACCAAGTTAGAGAATTGGTTACCCTTTACGCAAGCGGAAAGGACCCTATGCCAATACGTTCTGCGAATGGGAATACCGCTATATGGACTTCACAAGAATTCACTCAGCCAACGGGCAACCTATCCTCAGTTGTTATTCCAAGTGTTGGAATAACAGCTCACACTCAAAATAAGATTTTGGAACCTTTAGTAAGCGATCAACCTGGAGATATTTTAAACGAGAGTATACTAAATTCTGTGGGTACACCAGTAGTTACTGAAATGTCGGTTCAAGTTAACGAAAGATGGGCCTATCCATTAATTCAGACACTTCTTACTAAACAGGATATTGTAAAGCCCGAAGCTACAGCAGATGTTGAATGGCTGCAGGCCACAGGACAACGCACAAAATCAGCACTTCAAGGGTTCAATTTGCATGCTAAGCTTCAGGATAGCAAACTAACGCCGAATGCAGCTTTGCTTAAATTTCAAGGCAATGCCAATCTTACAGTAGATCAAATTGTAAAGAAACAAGTAGAATTTAAGACTACCTATGGCTTAAGTGTGGTCTCTGTTAGACCAGAGTTAGGGGCAATTTCTGTGGCCATTGAACGTCCAGAACGACAAGTAGTACGTCTTGAGGATATTTGGAGCAGATGGAATCCTTCTTCAATTCATGGCAATCAGACCTTAGCCATTGCCATTCGCGAGGACAATGGAGAAATTCTAACGCTCTCTCCTCAAAAGAATGCTCCCCATACCTTGATTGCGGGTACGACAGGAAGTGGAAAATCTGTATTAGTTCAGAACATTATCCTATGCATCGCGGCAACTAATACTCCCGAGCAGGCGAAAATGATCATTATTGACCCTAAGTTGGGTGTAGATTATTTTGCATTAGAGCCATTGCCTCATATCAAAGGCGGTGCCATCATCGTGGATCAGGAAGAAGCCTTAGCGGAGCTTACGGCTCTAGTTGAGGAGATGGAATCCCGTTATAAGCGTTTCCGAGAAGCGCGAACAGCCAATATTACAGCCTATAATAATAAAGTTGGCCCTGACCAACGCCTTCCTGTCGTCTGGTTAATTCATGATGAATTTGCAGATTGGATGCAAATAGACGAATATAAACAGCAGGTAATAAATGTTGTATCCCGATTAGGAGTTAAGGCACGTGCCGCTGGCATTTACCTTGTTTTCGCGGCTCAACGCCCGGACGCAAACGTGATGCCTATGCAACTACGAACCAATCTGGGTAATCGCTTAATATTAAAAGTTGATTCAGAAGGCACTTCTGAGATTGCACTTAGTCAAAAAGGGGCCGAACGTCTACTGGGCAAGGGGCACCTTCTTGCAAAATTAGAAGGCGAACCTGATTTAGTGTTTGGCCAAGTTCCTTTCATTCAAGAAGAAGTTATTGATCAATTAGTTGATTTAATTAATTCACCAGTTTGA